The genomic segment CTTTCCAAAGTGTTGCTTGATTAAATGCTTTTCTACTTTTCAGAATTATTCCCCATATGACAAATATAATAACCGTGAGTGGTGGCCCTATTTCTGCTGGAATACCGTGTGCACCTCTTCAACACcatttctattttattcatCAATTCACACCAATTCCCTCCTCCATTTAACGTGTTCTCTAAGTCCATCTATGTGCACTTCCACTTGCAGCTTGGTTCTCCAAAGCACACACCTAAAGCCTATCCACGTTAGACATGCATGCTGAGAATTATTCCAGTTGAGGAGCTGCTACTGCTGCTGGCCGGACGTGTTGAAGCTTCTTCTCCCTTAGCAAGCTGCTGCTTCTTCTTTCTCCGATCACCATGCAGCTGCTGGACGTGCTGGACCAACATTGAATTGGATATTGGAATTAGGTGTGGCTTTATCGATTTCTGTCATAGAGACACGACGATTTTCCAAGGATCAAAATTCGTTCCCCGTGGAGCTTTTTTGCTTATTTATCAGTTCCTTGTTTACGTTCTATTTGATAAGTTTGGCTCTCTTTCTACATAACCTCATTTTTTTCCATCGCTAATCTCTAGTCTAGTTAACGTGTCTTACTGATGACGGTTTAGTTTCTGTTGGCTGCTGTGTTACCCGTGGTAATTTTCATCATTTGCTCAACCTTAAACTGAACTCATTACGAAATGCAGATCAGTTTGCTTGTAGTCTTGGAATTGTTCATTTTCACATACCTGTTACAGGGGCCCTGTCATATTTTATGTTGGTTTGCTCTTTATTGATTGCATAGCCCTTTATTTGTcgattttctgaaaaaaattcTTTGGGGGGTTTATACTGAGCAAAAACATGTTGATTCTGAAACTGAGATTACAAGctctttatttgatttgtttataCATTCAATTGCTTGTGATTTGTTGCACAATGATTCTACAGGTTTTAGGATTGAAACTGATATAGATTTGATTGACAATTCTGAAGTTTTTGATTCAGTATTAGTCTCTGAAACCATTGGTATAAATGTTGTGTTGAATGAACATGATTACATTGATGAAATTTCCATTGATAATAGCTTTGAACTGAATGTGGATTTTGTTGATGATGCATAtgtcaatattgattttgagaCAGGAATTTTGCAATCGCAAAACATGATAGAGTTAGAACAAAACTTCGATCTGACTCAGTTTTCTGAGAATTGTGAATGTGATTGTGAATGTGGTTCTTGCCCgatttgtattgaaattgattatgtgttACAAACAGATTCTAAATTCATAACAGATGCTATTGATTATGAGTTTGATGACCAGGTTAAAAAGTAAATGAGAATACAGGTACTGACATAGAGGAAATAATGATAGATGAAGGAAAGTATACTGCTATTTCTCTTATTACTCCGGTGTCACAGACTCAACAACTGCTGGTGGACAGAAGGCTCCTGATTTTATTGATTCAACAACTTGCTcggagaagaaggaagaaaagtcTTGATTTGAGTGAGAAGGCAGTACTGGGCGAGCTGCTCCTGAAGACATCTTCGCCGGATCCTGAGGTGGAAGATATCTCACTGATGGTCCAGAATTGacaactgccaccatgaccagggaGCACTCTTTTTCCTCATTATCTACATATTATTTAGCTTTTCTGGTGTGTTTTCATGGttgtatttatttcattttaatttttaaattgtgagcatgaaattaaaaaaaaaaatataataaaaacaaaaacataaatacatattaGTGTCAGTTTGAGTTCGGACACtcgtaataataataaaaaaaaacataaaaaaattaagtgtccATATTACAGTCCTTATTCAAATTCTAGCCACACTCggccaacaaaaacataaaaaaaaaactaaaaatataaaactttaaaatggaAAGTGGTTACTGGGTGGCGATCTTAAGGtaagctccgtcgagggagctctggtacgGAATGCAGGAGGCATAagtggagggatttgtcgttcaTCTCtttcgtcgtcgatgatgatcagAATGGGGAACAGatccagcagcctcggtgccctcataaCTACTCAGTcatattctttcaacaaaaatttgtatgtcaataatagaagaggaagagaaaaattcaataaaaatagagATATGATCAGagttcttaccatacatgtatcgCGGCAGCAAAGAAAAAatagtgccagtggggtctatctccgcttgcatgcgcctgacccgattgccatggttgttgaaccagcattGCACGTTATATTCGCCGGCTTCTCCGAaagtccttagtcgagacgcgatCTCGAAGACTTGGGCtctgcttgggtgtgtgaccccataattgtatatgttggtcatcatcttaaTCTGATCATTagtaggacgccaccgctgacagGTGGATCTCTCTGTTTGATGCAGGTGGCGTCCTACTGATGATCAGAttaagatgatgaccaacatatacaattatggggtcacacacccaagcagaGCCCAAGTCTTCGAGatcgcgtctcgactaaggacttTCGGAGAAGCCAGCGAATATAACGTGCaatgctggttcaacaaccatggcaatcgggtcaggcgcatgcaagcggagatagaccccactggcactatCTTTTCTTTGCTGCCGcgatacatgtatggtaagaactCTGATCATATctctatttttattgaatttttctcttcctcttctattattgacatacaaatttttgttgaaagaatatgATTGGGTAGttatgagggcaccgaggctgctggatCTGTTCCCcattccgatcatcatcgacgacgaaaGAGAtgaacgacaaatccctccacctATGCCTCCTGCATTCcgtaccagagctccctcgacggagcttaCCTTAAGATCGCCACCCAGTAACcacttttcattttaaagttttatatttttagttttttttttttttatgtttttgttggccgagtgtggccaaAATTTGAATAAGGACTGTAATATggacacttaatttttttatgtttttaatttttttatgtttttttttattattaccaGTGTCCGAACTCAAACTGacactaatatatatttatgtttttgtttttattatgttttttttttaatttcatgctcacaatttaaaaattaaaatgaaataaatacaaCCATGAAAACACACCAGAAAAGCTAAATAATATGTAGATAATGAGGAAAAAGAGTGTTTcctggtcatggtggcagttgtCAATTCTGGACCATCAGTGAGATATCTTCCACCTCAGGATCCGGCGAAGATGTCTTCAGGAACAGCTCGCCCAGTAGTGCCTTCTCATTCAAATCAAgacttttcttccttcttctccgAGCAAGTTGTTGAATCAATAAAATCAGGAGTCCACCAGCAGTTGTTGAGTCAGTGACACCGGAGTATTGGAATTAGGTGTGGCTTTATCGATTTCTGTCATAGAGACACGACGATTTTCCAAGGATCAAAATTCGTTCCCCGTGGAGCTTTTTTGCTTATTTATCAGTTCCTTGTTTACGTTCTATTTGATAAGTTTGGCTCTCTTTCTACATAACCTCATTTTTTTTCATCGCTAATCTCTAGTCTAGTTAACGTGTCTTACTGATGACGGTTTAGTTTCTGTTGGCTGCTGTGTTACCCGTGGTAATTTTCATCATTTGCTCAACCTTAAACTGAACTCATTACGAAATGCAGATCAGTTTGCTTGTAGTCTTGGAATTGTTCATTTTCACATACCTGTTACAGGGGCCCTGTCATATTTTATGTTGGTTTGCTCTTTATTGATTGCATAGCCCTTTATTTGTcgattttctgaaaaaaattcTTTGGGGGGTTTCTCTTGATTCTTTAAGCTGAAAGAAAGTGGAAGTCTTCCTCATCGTTGTTGAATGTTGCTGGGAATGAGGTAAAGCACACTGAAATGGTAAAAGGGGTGAGGGGATGGGTTTGGGAAGAAAggtattataatattataggaAAGCGTATTAAAAGGGAATCCGAAAGAAGGGTGGGTGGTGAATATTATATGGGGATAAAGTATGTGTCCATGCAATGATGAGCGGCGCATGTCTGTCCTGAATATGTAATCAGCTTTTGCTCCCTCTGGTATTTATGATGTTTATGTGAGGAGAGAAGATGAATGCAATCATGAATGGTGGTTTGAGAATATcatttatctttactttttaagtttttgGTGATTTCCAGATATGATTCTTGATTTCTATGGTCTGTGATTATTAGAATGGGACTAATTTTATTCTTGATGTATAGTTGTTTCGGAGGTTGCTGCTTGTCATGACGCGGTTCTAAAGTTTATGCTTACTCTTTTGGATGACATGCACGATGTCTCCCCCCACTGTATATTTGGCTGATCATTTTAACTCTGTACTCCCCAATTTTGATGAATACTTTGTGTACTTCTATTTAACCCCTGACTGTGTTCTTGGTAGGGGTTGGTAAAGAAATACTGGTATTGGCCttttgtatgtgtgtgtttttgtaGATGGTGATTAACGTAATAGTGCAGGAACTTGGAAGCCTTTGACTTGAGATATGGATATGATTGAAATGTGTTTGAAAAGTGACTTTGGAAGCTTTCATCTTTTGATGTAGTGTGTGTGGATTACGGTCGGATCCTTGGAAAATGATGGATGCCCATAACAGAAAGAAGAGTGCTTTCTATTAGGTGTGCGAATTAAGTTTGTTTCGACTGTTATTATTGAAACTGTTCAAGTATACTCCTACAATAAATACGAACAGTTCAAGTAAATAAGAGATACGAAAACAAGAAGAATGTGAGATAAAATGTATGACGAGATTGAGGTAGAAGGAGAAAAATAATGTGTACGTAAATTGATGTCTAATGAAACGT from the Vigna angularis cultivar LongXiaoDou No.4 chromosome 3, ASM1680809v1, whole genome shotgun sequence genome contains:
- the LOC128195753 gene encoding uncharacterized protein LOC128195753, which translates into the protein MYRGSKEKIVPVGSISACMRLTRLPWLLNQHCTLYSPASPKVLSRDAISKTWALLGWRPTDDQIKMMTNIYNYGVTHPSRAQVFEIASRLRTFGEASEYNVQCWFNNHGNRVRRMQAEIDPTGTIFSLLPRYMYEYDWVVMRAPRLLDLFPIPIIIDDERDERQIPPPMPPAFRTRAPSTELTLRSPPSNHFSF